A genomic region of Caenorhabditis elegans chromosome V contains the following coding sequences:
- the F14H3.4 gene encoding uncharacterized protein (Partially confirmed by transcript evidence) has translation MSDPSKNSEKVPEEQEIRDNSEEELEDEILEELERERNPFGDGFINPQTTMTMKIQWTTANTIDECETRLKQYRTDYERVLSQRKPSIQKIQQYEAELQQLQHDRRTHEAAFQLLRRVLREDGIPKRDLFQESLQVCRRRLGEFDDNEEGINELLNAERTNFDGLQSTRKFIKKMLVTHKKTLEQLEEKEAGDVSETVMDRMIKELRKRRRDDEDDEEGPSTRRVPNAVESF, from the exons ATGAGTGATCCGTCGAAGAATTCCGAGAAGGTGCCTGAGGAACAAGAAATTAGAGAT aatagcGAGGAAGAACTTGAAGATGAAATTCTGGAGGAACTGGAAAGGGAACGTAATCCATTTGGTGATGGATTCATCAATCCACAAACTACCATGACCATGAAAATT CAGTGGACCACCGCCAACACCATAGATGAGTGTGAAACACGGCTGAAACAGTATCGAACGGATTATGAAAGAGTGCTATCTCAAAGAAAACCAAGTATTCAAAAGATTCAACAATACGAAGCGGAGTTACAACAACTTCAACATGACAGAAGAACACACGAAGCGGCATTTCAACTGTTACGAAGAGTGCTTCGCGAAGATGGAATACCAAAGCGAGATTTGTTTCAAGAGTCACTACAAGTATGCAGGAGACGGCTTGGAGAGTTTGATGATAATGAAGAAGGAATTAATGAATTGCTTAATGCAGAGAGAACAAATTTCGACGGACTTCAAAGCACTAGAAAGTTCATCAAGAAAATGCTTGTGACACATAAAAAAACTCTTGAGCAACTCGAAGAAAAG gaaGCAGGTGACGTGTCGGAAACGGTCATGGATCGAATGATAAAAGAATTACGCAAACGTCGGAGGGATGATGAGGATGATGAGGAAGGCCCAAGCACTCGGCGAGTACCTAATGCAGTTGAATCCTTCTGA
- the F14H3.5 gene encoding THO complex subunit 7 (Confirmed by transcript evidence), whose protein sequence is MSEPSNNSEKVPDEVQEIRDNSEDELEAEILREQPGLTMSTHPSFNKEAENTFNSIQRCTTTLKGFQKSYDELKLQRKQSLQTIRQHEADIQQLEQGIRVHTAAFQLLRRLLSEIRRPNQILQEALQARHIEIEAFDDEAERLNVLIVEERRNLVELQAARKIRKSYLIVFQKQIAQLKAENKDEEATPAQEQMTKKSLKRRRDDEDDETGPSARRAPNSVGAF, encoded by the exons ATGAGTGAACCGTCAAATAATTCCGAGAAGGTGCCTGATGAGGTACAAGAGATAAGAGAT aatagcGAGGACGAACTGGAAGCGGAAATTCTGCGAGAGCAACCTGGGCTAACGATGTCAACTCATCCCTCATTCAATAAAGAG GCGGAAAACACCTTCAACTCCATTCAGAGGTGTACCACCACGCTGAAGGGGTTTCAAAAGAGCTATGACGAATTGAAACTGCAAAGAAAACAAAGTCTTCAAACCATTCGACAACACGAAGCAGATATACAACAACTTGAACAGGGCATAAGAGTACATACAGCGGCATTTCAACTGTTACGAAGACTGCTTAGCGAAATTAGAAGACCAAACCAAATTCTGCAAGAGGCACTGCAAGCGCGTCACATAGAGATTGAAGCGTTTGATGATGAGGCAGAACGGCTCAATGTATTAATTGTAGAAGAGAGAAGGAATTTGGTCGAACTTCAAGCTGCAAGAAAGATCAGAAAGAGTTATCTCattgtatttcaaaaacaaattgctCAACTCAAAGCAGAG aacaAAGATGAAGAAGCGACTCCTGCTCAAGaacaaatgacaaaaaaatctctgaaacgCCGCAGGGATGATGAGGATGACGAGACAGGTCCAAGTGCTCGGAGAGCACCTAATTCCGTTGGAGCTTTTTGA
- the F14H3.6 gene encoding Non-structural maintenance of chromosomes element 4 (Confirmed by transcript evidence) — MSDPKQKSDDLPEQVEQPEQGGGNDGQEEDVQMAEVSEQELERVRTLLHRDWMYSFTPERVRRYHLNRSDYLNEEIRHSQRAIRNALLGYKHASNSRKTCRTDLLDTTWILENLELVGRQLPRESSSQGNPNQESVQELHRQICQLFEDDALAVCERGHNQEVALDLASQVIATHMRTIREFQEEYFKVTGKKHELKKLEDNAYGVLLTPSPKRMPKNFQRRRSDGDDDDDGPGNWGNLNPVAPV, encoded by the exons ATGAGTGACCCAAAGCAGAAATCCGACGATTTGCCTGAGCAAGTTGAGCAACCCGAGCAAGGAGGAGGAAACGATGGACAAGAGGAGGATGTACAG ATGGCCGAGGTGTCTGAGCAAGAACTCGAGCGAGTGAGGACATTACTGCATCGGGATTGGATG TACTCATTCACGCCTGAACGAGTTCGGCGGTATCACCTCAACCGCTCCGACTATCTCAACGAAGAGATCAGGCATTCACAGCGTGCCATAAGAAATGCTCTACTAGGATATAAACATGCAAGCAATTCTCGGAAAACTTGCCGAACAGATCTGCTTGACACGACGTGGATCCTAGAAAATTTGGAGCTCGTTGGTCGTCAACTACCTCGCGAATCTAGTTCTCAGGGGAACCCGAATCAAGAGAGTGTGCAAGAATTACACCGCCAGATTTGTCAATTGTTTGAAGATGATGCACTCGCTGTGTGCGAAAGAGGTCATAATCAGGAAGTCGCGTTAGACCTGGCCAGCCAAGTGATTGCGACACACATGAGGACGATCAGAGAATTTCAAGAGGAATATTTCAAAGTCACCGGAAAAAAGCATGAGTTGAAGAAATTGGAG gacaaCGCATACGGGGTACTGTTGACTCCTTCTCCAAAACGAATGCCGAAGAACTTCCAACGACGTCGCAGCGATGGTGACGATGACGATGATGGTCCGGGAAATTGGGGAAACCTTAATCCAGTTGCACCTGTCTAG
- the F14H3.15 gene encoding DUF281 domain-containing protein (Predicted), with the protein MRVCQGRCVVASAMCIAEPGMTNDGCDRQRISCQGSMACVIISYTATLVGGGTAPTGNGPSRFAETTFDCQSDGVWQDLDGNRATQVTATVDQSTC; encoded by the exons ATGCGTGTATGCCAAGGCAGAT GCGTGGTTGCTTCTGCTATGTGCATCGCAGAGCCGGGAATGACGAACGACGGCTGCGACCGCCAAAGAATCTCATGCCAGGGATCAATGGCCTGTGTAATTATTTCATATACT GCGACGTTAGTTGGTGGCGGAACGGCGCCGACTGGCAACGGCCCGTCTCGATTTGCTGAGACTACGTTCGATTGCCAAAGTGATGGGGTCTGGCAGGATTTGGATGG taatcgAGCAACTCAAGTGACTGCTACGGTGGATCAAAGTACATGCTGA
- the fbxa-100 gene encoding F-box domain-containing protein (Partially confirmed by transcript evidence): MKNVTRVGKIITRFKKINLKRPISTSVVPKPESSCEAKFEDDFCNSSLRLADLPVDVIFHILDKLPLIDKNIIRHVNRNLRRIIDWQQLMYKEVTFNIGPMASQLYFPGKEYESNMYEQRKNNCVILIRHGNKTSKRMIQNKDQRELALSDLFSVMSRQGLEFLNISFSHHETIQERENTYQRIKHYFSLMKCPGVKSLSLGGFKLQEIPCILSALKAGTLETIRLAYPRNLRDVFDVVRTEQWKLAKEVIIDGRCDFNSIIDHLANFSFITMEFSFLTFENVLKLMNVLNDSANFKFGTFYGTLVNKDSFMEIFELGSNLKIDFTNDEYFNIQRKIIETINICWY, translated from the exons atgaaaaatgtaacTAGAGTAGGGAAAATCATAACgcgattcaaaaaaattaaccttAAAAGGCCGATCTCAACATCTGTAGTTCCGAAGCCTGAAAGCTCTTGCGAGGCCAAATTTGAAGATGATTTCTGTAACAG CTCACTTAGacttgcagatttgccggttgatgtgatttttcacattttggacAAATTGCCATTGATTGACAA aaacaTTATTCGACATGTAAATCGAAATCTGCGAAGAATAATTGATTGGCAGCAATTGATGTACAAAGAAGTTACATTCAACATTGGACCAATGGCCAGTCAATTATATTTTCCTGGCAAAGAATATGAATCAAATATGTATGAACAGAGGAAAAATAACTGTGTAATACTGATCAGACATGGAAATAAAACCTCGAAGCGAATGATTCAAAATAAAGATCAAAGAGAACTGGCTCTGAGTGATTTATTCAGTGTGATGTCTCGGCAGGggttggaatttttgaatattagcTTTTCCCATCATGAAACTATTCAAGAACGGGAAAACACTTACCAAAGAATCAAGCATTACTTTTCCTTGATGAAGTGTCCAG GTGTAAAATCATTGTCTCTTGGTGGATTCAAGTTACAAGAAATTCCCTGCATTTTGTCTGCTTTAAAAGCAGGAACACTTGAAACTATCCGCTTAGCTTACCCTAGAAACCTGCGTGATGTTTTTGATGTTGTGCGAACGGAACAATGGAAACTTGCGAAGGAGGTTATAATTGATGGTAGATGtgattttaattcaataatcGATCATCTTGCCAACTTTTCTTTTATCACAATGGAATTTTCGTTTcttacttttgaaaatgtattgaagTTGATGAAC gttcttaatgattctgcaaattttaagtttggaACTTTCTACGGCACGCTTGTCAACAAGGATTCTTTTATGGAGATTTTCGAGTTGGgatctaatttgaaaatcgattttacaAATGATGAATACTTcaatattcaaagaaaaataattgaaacaataaatatATGTTGGTACTGA
- the F14H3.14 gene encoding uncharacterized protein (Partially confirmed by transcript evidence), which produces MRFFILIFLTIFVVSLLADDVVPPTVVSGDAIASHPIRVLMVAGRGK; this is translated from the exons ATGAGATTCTTCATTCTAATCTTCCTTACCATTTTTGTCGTTAGCCTTTTGGCTGATGATGTTGTACCTCCTACTGTCGTTTCAGGGGATGCAATTGCA AGTCATCCAATTAGAGTTCTCATGGTAGCTGGTAGAGGAAAATGA
- the cyp-35D1 gene encoding putative cytochrome P450 cyp-35D1 (Confirmed by transcript evidence), translating into MILILLFLTAITVITVRLYRKVLRFPPGPFPLPLIGNAHQIAYQAWRRGGILPALDYYRKKYGNAYTLWLGPKASVSITDFETSQEVFVKQGKKCYNRQLAPILEHVTGGVGLLIANGENWAEMRRFTLLTFRQMGVGTNIMEKRIMDELNGRCLEIDAQIARNDRAIVDVKFFDLTVGSVINSFLIGKRFEDEEEFLKIKKLFDESSETFNIFDLNVPVWFLKTFLPSRFKLTWDSRHQIMDHVMKGVEERIRDIESGAYKIDPKKPNDVVDAFLSKMKKEEEIAGGQHPYYNLKSLKLVLHDLWLAGQGTTATTLYVGFMKLVNHPGIIQNIQKELLDITENGARDLTLKDRPNTPYLNATIAEIQRHASILNVNFWRINHETIHFNDYQVDPGTMIAAQVGVLHVNEELFDNPKDFNVEKYLKNPKLLQQVIPFGIGKRSCVGEQIAKSELYLVFGNILLRYNVKKHGSTPTNEDVYPYSSAKLPDVSGKLEFVKL; encoded by the exons ATGATCTTGATCCTCCTATTTCTCACTGCAATTACAGTTATTACTGTACGGCTATATCGAAAAGTTCTTCGCTTCCCACCAGGACCATTTCCTCTGCCGCTAATCGGAAATGCACACCAAATAGCTTATCAGGCATGGAGGAGAGGTGGTATACTTCCAGCGCTGGATTATTATAGAAAG aaatacGGAAATGCTTACACACTCTGGCTGGGTCCGAAGGCGTCTGTGAGCATTACGGATTTTGAAACATCCCAAGAAGTGTTCGTAAAGCagggaaaaaaatgttataatcGACAGTTGGCACCGATTCTGGAACATGTGACAG gaggTGTTGGACTTCTAATTGCAAATGGAGAAAACTGGGCTGAAATGCGGAGGTTTACTCTCTTGACTTTTCGACAAATGGGGGTGGGCACAAATATTATGGAAAAAAGAATTATGGATGAGCTCAACGGAAG ATGCTTGGAAATAGACGCACAAATTGCAAGAAACGACCGAGCCATTGTTGATGTCAAATTCTTCGACCTTACCGTTGGCAGTGTCATAAATAGTTTTCTTATTGGGAAGCGATTTGAAGATGAGgaagaatttctaaaaataaaaaagttatttgatgAATCTTCTGAaacattcaatatttttgactTGAATGTTCCTGTTTGGTTCTTAAAAACTTTTCTGCCGTCAAGATTCAAATTGACATGGGATTCAAGGCATCAAATCATGGATCACGTGATGAAGGGTGTGGAGGAACGGATTAGAGATATTGAATCAGGAGCATATAAAATTGACCCTAAAAAGCCAAATGATGTTGTCGATGCATTCttgtcaaaaatgaaaaaggaagaagagaTTGCTGGTGGCCAACATCCATATTACAA tctaAAATCCCTGAAACTTGTGCTTCATGATTTGTGGCTAGCTGGACAAGGAACCACTGCCACAACATTGTACGTGGGATTCATGAAACTTGTGAATCACCCTGGAATTatacaaaatattcaaaaggaGCTCCTCGACATCACTGAAAATGGAGCAAGAGATTTGACTCTAAAAGATAGACCGAACACACCATATTTGAATGCGACGATTGCAGAAATTCAGAGACACGCTTCGattttaaatgtaaatttcTGGAGGATCAATCACGAGACTATACATTTTAATGACTATCAAGTGGATCCGGGAACAATGATCGCCGCACAAGTTGGAGTCCTTCATGTCAACGAGGAACTGTTTGATAATCCAAAGGATTTTAATGTAGAAAAGTACTTGAAAAACCCGAAGCTTCTGCAGCAAGTGATCCCATTCGGAATTGGCAAGAGGTCCTGCGTCGGGGAGCAGATTGCAAAATCGGAACTTTACCTG gttttcggGAACATCCTTCTCCGTTACAATGTTAAAAAACATGGTTCAACTCCAACCAACGAAGACGTGTACCCATATAGTTCTGCAAAACTTCCGGATgtgtctggaaaattggaattcgtGAAGTTATAA
- the nhr-176 gene encoding Nuclear hormone receptor family nhr-176 (Confirmed by transcript evidence), with product MTKKSTIQPCLVCGQSSNSILFGAPSCRACGEFFRRKVISNFKIKNNCLGECSFAKKSMKPCQSCRFQKCLEAGMLEKMVFSRKAIYSISNFEKSILEELEEAYSKLEHGRNETFNPKSDSNPKFCSHEELNNTCTIDIQIILDNLISYFQAKKPMGKEQDDVLKMHFIVPFVLFDTAFRAIGKSSYISPDGTMFGGSYVEKLYQDSSNSKIGVNNGKTSREIMESYWKVSYKILKSEMELLQLDRSEFLLLSALIYWDFGLENQSDKCCENCNTIREKVLKELVKYERKKSGQNALRIAMIMGLLQAVPKALDVMKTCGFLSKIYNLRGSGCPLYAISTNSPPQ from the exons ATGACTAAGAAATCTACAATTCAACCGTGTCTGGTATGTGGTCAGAGCTCAAATTCTATTCTTTTTGGTGCACCGTCTTGCAG ggcTTGTGGTGaattttttcggcgaaaagttatttcaaattttaaaatcaaaaataattgtttggGAGAGTgtagttttgccaaaaaatcgatgaaaccTTGTCAAAGCTGcaggtttcaaaaatgtttggaagcAGGGATGTTGGAGAAAATGGTATTCTCTAGGAAGGCGATTTATTccatttcaaactttgaaaaaagtattttggaaGAACTAGAAGAAGCCTATAGTAAACTGGAACATGGGAGGAACGAAACTTTCAATCCAAAG agtgattcgaatccaaaattttgcagtcACGAGGAGCTTAATAACACTTGTACAATTGATATACAAATAATACTTGACAACTTGATTTCATATTTCCAAGCTAAAAAGCCAATGGGAAAAGAGCAAGATGATGTGCTCAAAATGCATTTTATCGTTCCATTTGTATTGTTTGACACTGCGTTTAGAGCAATCG ggaaatcaTCTTACATATCACCTGACGGGACCATGTTTGGTGGCTCTTATGTGGAAAAACTCTATCAAGATTCTTCGAATTCCAAAATTGGGGTTAATAACGGAAAAACGTCACGAGA AATAATGGAATCCTATTGGAAAGTGAGctataaaatattgaaatccGAAATGGAACTACTCCAGCTAGATCGTTCGGAGTTCCTACTCTTGAGTGCACTGATTTATTGGGATTTTGGATTGGAAAATCAATCGGATAAATGCTGCGAAAATTGTAATACGATTAGagagaaagttttgaaagagCTTGTAAAATATGAACGGAAAAAATCCGGTCAAAATGCTCTTCGAATTGCAATGATAATGGGCTTGTTGCAAGCCGTTCCGAAGGCGTTGGATGTTATGAAAACCTGTGgatttctatcaaaaatttataatttaagaGGGAGTGGATGCCCATTGTATGCTATTTCAACTAATTCGCCTCcgcaatga
- the srj-10 gene encoding Serpentine Receptor, class J (Predicted): protein MYIHWTHYYLPKVFGVLSFILNPFFIWLILNENITALGSYRYLLVTFASFDIIYTLVELAVPMSIFGTGAAFAVFVSGGPFYGTGKLGQFALSVRCGFISLSYGILVIHFVYRYSVFTQISHQKLGFWALLGLFIFLISHGIVWSSVCELLLYGDQKVADYIYKQFMKDYHVDSHGLFFLMGLFYDGSSEIVRRSWGGILILTGVSFYAAPLYFILAWKIVRKLANDNPGVSVITQKLNRHLFKALVVQTLIPICICFFPCMVAWYGPAFGVNFGNWSRYLGAVAFSAFPDLDPLAIILLLPYYRNKLFGIAKKPITFLHSGTSTVRPNVVRQPI from the exons ATGTACATCCACTGGACCCACTACTAtcttccaaaagtttttgggGTACTATCCTTCATTCTGAATCCATTTTTCATCTGGCTAATACTCAATGAAAACATTACTGCTCTGGGAAGTTATCGATACCTGTTGGTCACCTTTGCCAGCTTTGATATAATTTATACATTGGTGGAGTTAGCTGTACCTATGTCTATTTTTGGGACAGGGGCTGcttttgcagtttttgtaTCCGGTGGGCCTTTTTATGGG ACAGGAAAACTTGGACAATTTGCTCTCTCCGTCCGATGTGGATTCATTTCTCTCTCATACGGAATCCTAGTTATTCATTTTGTCTATCGATACTCTGTATT CACACAAATATCACATCAAAAACTTGGTTTCTGGGCGCTTCTTGGTCTTTTCATTTTCCTCATTTCTCATGGTATTGTGTGGAGTTCAGTCTGTGAGCTTTTGCTCTATGGAGATCAAAAAGTTGCTGACTATATTTATAAACAATTCATGAAGGATTATCATGTTGATTCACAtggattattttttctaatgggTTTATTTTAT gatGGAAGCTCTGAGATTGTGAGAAGAAGCTGGGGTGGTATTCTAATTTTAACAGGGGTTTCTTTTTATGCAGCGCCTCTTTATTTCATTCTCGCttggaaaattgtgagaaaattaGCAAATGATAATCCAGGAGTATCAGTGATTACACAGAAATTGAACAGACATTTATTCAAAGCTTTAGTAGTTCAG ACGCTCATCCCAATTTGCATATGCTTTTTCCCCTGTATGGTCGCCTGGTACGGGCCTGCCTTTGGTGTCAACTTCGGAAATTGGAGTCGCTATTTGGGTGCTGTTGCATTTTCTGCCTTCCCTGATTTAGATCCCCTCGCAATTATTTTACTGCTTCCCTACTATCGTAACAAACTTTTTGGTATCGCTAAGAAacccataacttttttgcacTCCGGTACTTCAACTGTCCGACCAAATGTTGTGAGGCAACCCATATAA
- the F14H3.12 gene encoding non-specific serine/threonine protein kinase (Confirmed by transcript evidence): MMEPVEECDENVGAFQWQQASETLTAIRQRFGFALETADQEDQARAVRFTWSLKKTSMLEPDEILKEIQKVLESYGIDYEQQKRYLLRCSHVDPLTDASVKWDIEVCTLPRLYLNGVHFQRISGSSSDFKNITTKISEELDI, translated from the exons atgatGGAACCAGTTGAAGAGTGCGATGAAAATGTTGGAGCATTCCAATGGCAGCAAGCGTCAGAGACTTTGACTGCAATTCGTCAGCGGTTTGGGTTTGCGCTGGAGACTGCTGATCAGGAAGATCAGGCGCGAGCAGTGAGGTTTACTTGGAGTCTGAAGAAAACGTCGATGTTGGAACCggatgaaattttaaa agaaattcaaaaagttcttgAAAGCTATGGCATTGATTATGAACAACAAAAACGATACCTTCTTCGGTGCAGTCATGTGGATCCTCTCACTGATGCTTCAGTAAAGTGGGATATCGAG GTCTGCACACTACCACGCTTGTATTTGAATGGAGTtcattttcaacgaatttcGGGAAGCTCGAGCGACTTCAAGAACATTACTACGAAAATATCGGAAGAGCTTGATATTTAA
- the srj-29 gene encoding Serpentine Receptor, class J (Partially confirmed by transcript evidence): MRGHRLLCDHTFADKNNIYNILNNSLSFFKFWKMRINWIHHYAPKISGSCSFVINLLSIYIAHDERKTHLGNYRILLIFFSIYNILNSTIDVFMPMSSLDYKYAFSYFITDGIFEKKSLFRTIALCLRGSFIFATYPILHAHFLYRYMVLFRSTFLSSCFIPYGIICSVSYCLTIIGFTFTMAYFWMVADTERLTYMQNIFLEEFNQNVDDLNIFIVIYHETSPAVLWKSWSAILILTTLSVISLVINSIFSILIITKLKSENLSMSNTTKRLQKQLIKALITQSTIPILVCFTPCLISWYLPVFGIDIGNGIHWALSVALSFFPVLDPLSLFFFLPIFGVRLREIFGIKRRVAIRTTDGTLHEESRKNNSLNAIKVNN; the protein is encoded by the exons ATGCGTGGACACCGTCTGCTCTGTGATCACACATTTGCtgacaaaaataatatttacaatattttgaataactcTCTTTCGTTCtttaagttttggaaaatgcgAATAAACTGGATTCACCATTATGCCCCTAAAATAAGTGGCTCTTGCTCTTTTGTCATCAATCTACTGAGCATCTATATTGCTCATGATGAGAGAAAAACTCATCTGGGtaattatagaattttattaatatttttctcaatttataacattttaaattcgaCAATCGATGTGTTCATGCCAATG TCTTCTTTGGACTATAAATAtgcattttcatattttattacggatggaattttcgaaaag aaatcattATTTAGAACAATTGCTTTATGCCTTAGAGGTAGCTTCATATTCGCTACATATCCAATTTTAcatgcacattttttgtatcGGTATATGGTGCTTTTCAG gAGCACCTTTCTCTCTTCATGTTTCATTCCTTATGGTATAATATGTTCAGTTTCCTATTGCCTAACTATCATAGGTTTTACATTTACg ATGGCCTACTTCTGGATGGTGGCTGATACTGAGCGGTTGACATatatgcaaaatattttcctgGAAGAGTTTAACCAAAATGTCGatgatttgaatatttttattgtgatTTACCAT gagaCTAGTCCAGCTGTTTTGTGGAAGTCTTGGAGTGCAATACTGATATTAACTACGTTATCCGTAATTTCTCTGgtgataaattcaattttcagtattttaatcattacaaaactgaaaagtgaaaatttgtcAATGAGCAACACTACAAAACGTCTGCAGAAACAATTGATAAAAGCTCTGATCACTCAATCAACTATTCCAATTCTTGTATGCTTTACTCCATGCTTAATTAGTTGGTATCTTCCAGTTTTTGGCATTGATATTGGAAATGGGATACATTGGGCTTTGTCGGTGGCTCtgtcattttttccagttctgGACCCgctttcattatttttcttcttacCAATATTTGGAGTGAGATTGCGagagatttttggaattaaacgTAGAGTTGCAATACGAACGACTGATGGGACGTTGCACGAAGAATCAAGAAAGAATAACAGCCTTAACGCTATAAAAGTTAATAATTGA
- the F22B8.3 gene encoding Seven TM Receptor (Predicted), with amino-acid sequence MDHGDNSDSYSHYVTFALRVAQFGFFATTTSCTMLILLTLYGVKRDFGSYKNLLLMFSGLGIVFATTEVLLFPNLHSYKAGYFFYSMERPFGLDTKNVSRFLVFYTGLYGSTICLLSVQFVYRYWAVFSESKLKFFKGWRLIFCIMYCAAFGADWGLSIYYFDEMDAYADHYFRAEMHKRYRLNISEIAGFSLVAYNFDNTPRWRNISCTISLFCIMLIQYTIIIYCATIMYLKMEEKLKLLSFAIRNLHRQFYKTLVIQIFTPTIFLFSPLIFIIFHPLFNVEIVVPTGMFLCAITIYPAADAIVIMYVVTDYRNTIKSK; translated from the exons ATGGATCACGGAGACAACTCGGACTCCTACTCTCATTATGTAACGTTTGCCCTTCGAGTTGCTCAATTTGGATTCTTTGCAACTACGACTTCATGTACTATGCTTATTCTCTTGACACTTTATGGCGTGAAACGGGATTTCGGAAGTTATAAAAATCTTTTGTTAATGTTTTCTGGACTAGGAATTGTATTTGCGACTACCGAAGTTTTGTTGTTTCCG AATTTACACTCCTACAAAGCTGGATACTTTTTCTACAGTATGGAGCGCCCATTCGGATTAGACACTAAAAATGTCTCCCGCTTCTTGGTTTTTTATACAGGCCTCTACGGATCGACAATTTGTTTGCTCTCTGTCCAATTTGTCTATCGATATTGGGCGGTTTTTAGTGaatcaaaactgaaatttttcaaaggttgGAGGTTAATATTTTGTATCATGTATTGCGCAGCTTTTGGAGCAGATTGGGGATTgtcaatttattattttgatgaaatggATGCCTACGCCGATCATTATTTCAG agCCGAAATGCATAAAAGATATCGGTTAAACATTAGCGAAATTGCGGGCTTTTCTCTGGTTGCCTACAACTTTGATAATACCCCTAGATGGCGTAACATATCATGCACAATTTCTCTATTTTGTATTATGCTTATTCAATAcacaataataatttattgtgCAACAATTAtgtatctgaaaatggaagaaaaattgaaattattatccTTCGCAATAAGAAATCTGCACAGACAATTCTATAAAACATTGGTAATCCAAATATTCACTCCGaccattttcctattttctcccttgatttttataattttccatCCACTCTTCAACGTGGAAATTGTTGTGCCAACTGGAATGTTTTTATGTGCAATTACAATTTATCCAGCGGCGGATGCCATTGTTATCATGTATGTTGTAACAGATTATAGGAACACTATAAAAAGTAAGTAA